From Candidatus Atelocyanobacterium thalassa isolate ALOHA, a single genomic window includes:
- the dnaK gene encoding molecular chaperone DnaK, whose product MGKVVGIDLGTTNSCVAVMEGGKPTVIANAEGFRTTPSVVAYTKAGDRLVGQIAKRQAVMNPENTFYSVKRFIGRKHDEVGSGSSDISYDIVKDGNGNVKLECSAQGKQFSAEEISAQVLRKLVDDASKYLGEKVTEAVITVPAYFNDSQRQATKDAGKIAGIEVKRIINEPTAASLAYGLDKKSNETILVFDLGGGTFDVSVLEVGDGVFEVLSTSGDTHLGGDDFDKKIVDHLASTFQKNEGIDLRKDKQALQRLTEAAEKAKIELSGVTQSEINLPFITATQEGPKHLDMTLTRAQFEEFCSDLIDRSRTPVEKAMKDAKLTKEDIHEVVLVGGSTRIPAVQELVKKILGKDPNKGVNPDEVVAMGAAIQGGVLAGEVKDILLLDVTPLSLGVETLGGVMTKIIPRNTTIPTKKSEVFSTAVDSQSNVEIHVLQGEREMAKDNKDLGLFRLDGIPPAPRGVPQIEVTFDIDANGILNVTAKDKGTGKEQSISITGASTLPDKEVDRMVKEAEENANEDKERREKIDRKNQADSLVYQADKQLKELEDKVSTDDKSKAEDLIKQLKEAIAEDNDDNIKSLTEELQQLLYSIGTSVYQQSESNTDTPDSDDASNPSSEDDASGTNDDVIDAEFSESK is encoded by the coding sequence ATGGGAAAAGTTGTTGGAATCGATTTAGGAACTACTAATTCTTGTGTAGCAGTAATGGAAGGCGGAAAACCAACTGTTATCGCTAATGCAGAAGGATTTCGTACCACTCCATCTGTTGTTGCTTATACAAAAGCCGGTGATCGTTTAGTAGGTCAAATTGCTAAACGTCAAGCAGTAATGAATCCAGAAAATACATTTTACTCGGTTAAACGCTTCATAGGTCGGAAACATGATGAAGTAGGTTCAGGCTCTAGCGACATATCATATGACATTGTAAAAGATGGAAATGGTAATGTTAAATTAGAATGTTCTGCTCAAGGCAAACAATTCTCTGCTGAAGAAATATCGGCTCAAGTTTTACGTAAATTAGTTGACGATGCAAGTAAGTACCTTGGAGAAAAAGTAACTGAAGCAGTAATTACTGTTCCTGCTTATTTTAATGATTCCCAGCGGCAAGCAACAAAAGACGCAGGAAAAATTGCTGGCATTGAAGTCAAACGTATTATCAATGAACCTACAGCTGCATCTCTAGCTTATGGCTTAGATAAGAAAAGTAATGAAACTATTTTAGTTTTTGATTTAGGTGGTGGAACTTTTGATGTATCTGTTCTAGAAGTAGGAGATGGTGTTTTTGAAGTACTATCTACCTCTGGTGATACTCATTTGGGAGGAGATGATTTTGACAAAAAAATTGTTGATCATTTAGCTAGTACATTTCAAAAGAATGAAGGTATTGATCTTCGTAAAGATAAACAAGCTCTACAACGATTAACAGAAGCAGCAGAAAAAGCTAAGATCGAGTTATCTGGAGTTACTCAAAGTGAGATTAATCTTCCTTTCATCACAGCTACTCAGGAAGGCCCAAAACATCTTGACATGACTTTAACAAGAGCACAATTCGAAGAATTTTGCTCTGATCTTATAGATCGTTCTCGTACTCCTGTAGAGAAAGCAATGAAAGATGCAAAACTAACTAAAGAAGATATTCATGAAGTAGTTTTAGTTGGAGGTTCTACACGTATTCCTGCAGTACAAGAACTGGTTAAAAAAATATTAGGGAAAGATCCTAACAAAGGAGTTAACCCTGATGAAGTCGTAGCTATGGGAGCTGCTATTCAAGGAGGAGTTCTAGCAGGGGAAGTTAAAGATATTTTACTTCTTGATGTTACTCCACTTTCACTTGGAGTAGAAACTTTAGGTGGTGTTATGACAAAAATTATTCCTCGGAATACTACTATTCCAACAAAAAAATCCGAGGTTTTTTCCACTGCAGTTGATAGTCAAAGTAATGTAGAAATTCATGTACTCCAAGGAGAACGTGAAATGGCCAAGGATAATAAAGATTTAGGTCTGTTTCGCTTAGATGGTATTCCTCCAGCACCTCGTGGCGTTCCTCAAATTGAAGTAACTTTCGATATTGATGCGAATGGTATCCTTAACGTAACAGCTAAAGATAAAGGAACTGGTAAAGAACAGTCTATTAGTATTACTGGAGCTTCCACTTTACCGGATAAAGAAGTTGATAGAATGGTAAAAGAGGCTGAAGAAAATGCAAATGAAGATAAAGAACGTAGAGAAAAAATTGATCGCAAAAACCAGGCCGATTCATTAGTTTATCAAGCAGATAAGCAACTTAAAGAGCTAGAAGATAAAGTATCAACTGATGATAAATCTAAAGCTGAAGATTTAATTAAACAGTTAAAAGAAGCGATTGCTGAAGATAATGATGATAATATAAAGTCATTAACTGAAGAATTACAACAACTTCTTTACAGTATTGGTACTAGTGTTTATCAACAATCAGAGTCAAATACAGATACTCCAGATTCTGATGATGCTTCTAACCCAAGTTCAGAGGATGATGCTTCTGGTACTAATGATGATGTAATAGATGCTGAGTTCTCAGAGTCTAAATAG
- a CDS encoding class I SAM-dependent methyltransferase — translation MRSILDIVNDKVQSTTNKCITFFDYMNLVLYDSQQGYYGSGNVNIGSEGDFFTSSSLGPDFGELLAEQFKEMAETLGCSNKFTLIEVGAGYAVLASDILKYLEKKYPEFYQILDYIIIEESEALIKKQKEHLKHFSKIKWSSWEDISNNSVVGCIFSNELIDAFPVHQIIVQDKELKEVYVTVREGNIEETIQELSTSQLLEYFQLINIDLTSQHYPENYRTEVNLKALNWLETVSHKIKKGYLVTIDYGHIASKYYHPQRYQGTLSCYYQHRYHCNPYINLGSQDITAHVDFSAMEIQGNLLGLELIGLTQQELFFINLGLGERLAELSSNKYKLSDVLARRDSLRQLIDPGGLGRFKVLIQGKGLSKVEKDIILSGLKHNSLHNKN, via the coding sequence ATGCGAAGTATATTAGACATTGTTAATGATAAAGTTCAATCAACCACTAATAAGTGCATTACTTTTTTCGATTATATGAATCTAGTCTTATATGATTCACAACAGGGATACTATGGCTCTGGAAACGTAAATATTGGATCGGAAGGAGATTTCTTCACATCTTCTTCATTAGGTCCTGATTTTGGAGAATTATTAGCAGAACAATTTAAAGAGATGGCTGAAACTTTAGGTTGTTCTAATAAATTTACTTTGATTGAAGTAGGCGCTGGTTATGCTGTCTTGGCTTCTGACATACTCAAATATCTGGAAAAAAAATATCCTGAATTCTATCAAATACTTGACTATATTATTATTGAAGAATCCGAAGCATTAATCAAAAAACAAAAAGAACATTTAAAACATTTCAGTAAAATAAAGTGGAGCTCGTGGGAAGATATCTCTAATAATTCAGTAGTTGGATGTATTTTCAGTAATGAACTAATAGACGCTTTTCCGGTACATCAAATTATTGTTCAAGATAAAGAGCTTAAAGAGGTATATGTTACTGTCAGAGAAGGTAATATTGAAGAAACTATCCAAGAACTATCGACCTCTCAATTGCTGGAATATTTTCAATTAATTAATATAGATTTAACTAGTCAACATTATCCAGAAAACTATAGAACAGAAGTCAACTTAAAAGCTTTAAATTGGCTAGAGACTGTATCGCATAAAATTAAGAAAGGATATTTAGTTACAATCGATTATGGGCATATTGCTTCTAAATATTATCATCCGCAAAGGTACCAAGGTACTTTAAGTTGTTACTATCAACATCGTTATCATTGCAATCCTTATATTAATCTTGGATCTCAGGATATAACTGCTCACGTAGATTTTTCAGCTATGGAGATACAAGGTAATCTATTAGGTTTGGAACTAATTGGATTAACTCAACAAGAATTGTTTTTTATTAATTTAGGCCTGGGTGAACGTTTAGCTGAGTTATCTTCCAATAAATATAAATTATCAGATGTATTAGCCAGAAGAGATAGCCTACGTCAGTTGATAGATCCTGGAGGATTAGGCCGTTTTAAAGTATTAATTCAAGGGAAAGGGTTAAGTAAAGTCGAGAAAGATATTATTTTGTCTGGACTAAAACACAATTCTTTACATAATAAGAATTAA
- the dapB gene encoding 4-hydroxy-tetrahydrodipicolinate reductase: MTIESPIPVIVNGAGGKMGREVIKHVSLSKDMVLIGAVDKNSNYLGKDIGELVGIGNLEIPVINDLESMLITATQEKVPGVIVDFTHPSNVYNNIRTAIAYGVRPVVGTTGGLTEEQLKDLEEFSDKASTGCLVIPNFSIGIVLLQKAAIQASKYFDDVEIVESHHNHKVDAPSGTAIQTAQMLSNSGKIYNTSSKEETETTGSSRGCLASNNVNIHSIRLPGLIAHQEVIFGSEGQVYTLRHDTSNRTCYMPGVLLAIRQVTQLKHLVYGLDKIL; this comes from the coding sequence ATGACGATTGAATCACCTATTCCAGTTATTGTTAATGGTGCTGGAGGAAAAATGGGGCGTGAAGTAATTAAACATGTTTCCCTGTCTAAGGATATGGTATTGATAGGTGCTGTAGATAAGAATTCTAATTATCTTGGAAAAGATATTGGGGAATTAGTTGGAATTGGAAACTTGGAAATTCCTGTTATTAATGATTTAGAAAGTATGTTGATAACAGCTACGCAAGAAAAAGTACCAGGAGTCATAGTTGACTTTACTCATCCAAGTAATGTGTACAACAATATAAGAACAGCAATTGCTTATGGAGTACGCCCTGTCGTTGGAACTACAGGGGGATTAACAGAAGAACAACTAAAAGATTTAGAAGAGTTTTCAGATAAAGCAAGTACTGGATGTCTAGTTATTCCCAACTTTTCTATAGGGATAGTATTACTTCAAAAAGCTGCTATACAAGCTTCAAAGTACTTTGATGATGTTGAAATAGTTGAATCCCATCATAATCACAAAGTAGATGCTCCAAGCGGTACAGCAATTCAAACAGCTCAAATGTTATCCAATTCTGGAAAAATTTATAATACTTCTTCTAAAGAAGAGACAGAAACTACAGGATCTTCTAGAGGCTGTTTAGCATCTAATAACGTTAATATACATAGTATTCGTTTGCCTGGTTTAATTGCTCATCAAGAAGTGATTTTTGGTTCTGAAGGACAAGTTTATACTCTTCGTCATGATACTAGTAATCGTACATGTTATATGCCTGGAGTCTTACTTGCTATAAGACAAGTAACTCAACTGAAGCATCTAGTTTATGGATTAGACAAAATTCTCTAA